Genomic window (Canis lupus dingo isolate Sandy chromosome 6, ASM325472v2, whole genome shotgun sequence):
tatcagtttgttctttttttttttttaatgtttattttttttttaatttttttatttatttatgacagtcacacacacacagagagagagaggcagagacacaggcagagggagaagcaggctccatgcaccgggagcccgacgtgggattcgatccccggtctccaggatcacgccctgggccaaaggcaggcgccaaaccgctgcaccacccagggatccctcagtttgttctttatagttaagagtcggtttcttgatttgcctctctctttaCTCCCCTATGatagtttgtttcttaaattgcacatataagtgaaatcatatggtatttgtctttctatgactgacttattttgcttagcataatactctctagctccatccacattgttgcaaatggctagatttcattcttttttatggctaatattccgtgtgtgtgtgtgtgtgtgtgtgtgtgtaccacatcttctttatccatttgtcagttgatggacacttgagctgtttccaaAATTTgcctattgtagataatgctgccctttgaattagtatttttgtatgaATAAATACTTAGTAGAACAATTgttggattgtagggtagttctatttttaacttgttgagaAACCTCTATCTGTTTTCTAGagggctacaccagtttgcattggGCGTGGAGTTTTttgaatgataaaaatgttttgaatcagATAGTGGTGATAGTTGAACGACTCTGTGAATATATCCAAAACcattaaattgtatactttaaaaggattaattttgtggtatgtcaattatatctcaataaagctattagttaaaaaaaatctatggagaGTTATGACActtttcaaaagttaaatataggGCATTTACAATATGAATcatatttataattcttaaaaaacaaattcttttctgatttctagATACTATTAATCAAGTGGTTACTTTTGATGGATCACTTTTTATATAAAAGTGAATGCTACCTATGTATGTCATTATTGTGAACAAAATGTTATCTGCTCTCTTAGGCTAGTGCGGATCTGGGAAGAGAGAGTAAGCTTAACTAAGCTAAGAGAAAAGGTCatcaaggaagatggaagagtcATTTTGAAGATAGAAAAAGAGGAATGGAAGGTAAGCTTCATAGAAGTAatatttgattttctctattttgcgTTTTGTTGCGAGAGAACATGATTCTGAGACTGTATGATTAAATCTGGAATAGttagaaattctaattttaataatacaccAAATGAATTTGGCGACATGAACACCTGAAAAGAAACATAACcacatttttttggtaaaaactTAAGTTGCTTCAACTCTGCCTAAACTTAAGTCATCTGCAATTTTTCTCCTACTAATCTTAAGAAGTAACTTCTCATTTTCCATAAACAAGATGACCATCTGCCTAACAAAAATCATATAGCTTTCCAAAATGAATGCTCAGCTAAAAGTCCACAAAATGGAATAGGATATCCATTTTTTTAGGTCTACTACCTGATTCATATTCTCTgtcataaacatatatacatacaactgCTTAATTACATTAggcatattcatttttataggGGTATCTATCCTTTGGGTCAGTGTTTATTttcatacatacaaatatatttaggGGCTTATGTTCTCTTTGAGCTATTTTAGGTTGAAAGGGAAAAGGTGCAAAGTTCAGAATAGTTGAAACTCTTAAAATTGTTAAACAAAACCTGTAAAAAGCttttatagaatatttcaaaatataagggGAAGAGAAATTTGAATTGttgactaaattatttttttgtttctctatgaTTTCAACCAACCattatattctcattttcaattgtacatgtactttattattttttaaaatatttttaatttatttattagagacacacagagagagagagagagagagagagaaggcagagacacaggcagagggagaagcagagggagaagcaggctacatgcagggagcctgacatgggactcgatcccaggtctccaggatcacgccctgggccaaaggtggcgctaaaccactaagccaccggggctgctctgtattttattttttaaaaaagattttatttattcgtgagagacacacagagaaggcagaaatataggcagagggagaagcaggctccctgtggggaaccttgtgcaggactcgatcctgggaaccctcctggatgatgccctgagccgaaggcagatgctcaaccactgagcccccccggcTACCCCTGCatatgtacttttatttatttatttatttttattttttttgcatatgtacTTTTAAAGAGCCTAATACAACAACGTCTTTAGGATATAGTTATATGTATGTGCACTATTGaccaaaatatattatctttgttTATTCTGATTGGGGTTTGAAGGTTTAGTACCCCTACCCCCAAAGTAAAGGTCTTAAAACTTAGCAGTAACACAAAGCACTTGGAAATATAACCCATTAAGGAAAAAAGTATTCCAAAGTTCTTTTGCAAATCAAGTAATATCCCTACAATTATACTTCAGTATGACATgatactaaaataatttaatatagtaATTCTGTCATTCTCTTACTTGAGTTTAGacccttccttcttctctacTGAAACTGAATCAGCTACAGGAATGGCAACTTCATAGAACTGGTTTGTTGAAAATCCCTGAATTTATTGGAAGATTCCAAAACCTCATTGTATTAGATTTATCTCGAAACACAATTTCAGAGATACCTCGAGGAATTGGTAAGGAAGATTGCTTttattcctgtcttttttttttttttactgagaattctttttgatatttgaGAAAATTGCAAACATCTAAATTGAAGCTTCCAGATCCAAGTTTTTGGTATTTACTGAAGTGATTCAAGCTGAGATTTCAATGCCAGAAAAGTCTCTTTGGAAATATTACTGTATAGATTCTGGAAACAATATCTCTTGCTCAGTTAATCCTCCTAGAAGAGAACAGGctgaaggcaagaaagaaagttaaaaacattccttagatgagaaaaaaaaaaaaaaacctcaaatggAAAATTGGCCAGGAGATTAAAcaagttgaaaaaaattgtatattttttgctTATAGCATTGATAAACCTGCTCCTTATCTTTAGAAGGGCAGGACACATACTGGGAAAAGGCAAGAACCTGAGAAGTGTGATTTGCCAATACGAAACTGGCAAGTAAGTCATGCTCTAATACTTAGTAACtggaaactttattttatatcCATCTGCTCtcttttgtgtattattttttttttgtaggactGCTCACTAAACTTCAGGAACTAATTCTTAGTTATAACAAGATCAAGACCGTCCCCAGAGAATTAAGTCATTGTGCCAGCTTGGAGAAACTAGAACTTGCTGTAAACAGAGACATATGTGATCTTCCACAAGAGGTCAGAAAGATATAAATGTCTACGGTTTTCTTTTCCACCTATTATTGGTTTACTTCTCAACTCTGTGATCATTAAAAATGACACTAATGAAAtgctatacattttattttgggaaatatttagtgataatcattttctattattataacacatttttaattagagaaattttatttGGCATAAAAGATGCCTCTTATTGTCATAGTACTGACATTTGTGATCTCCTTCAAGGCCAGAGTAAGAGTTGCACTTATATCTAGTTCCAGAATGGACAGCCCAGCCTAAgttggggtttatttatttatttatttatttatttggcctaTTATTATTATAGGCTAATAAATGCCTATTCAATAAATTAATGTCATAAAGCCCAGACAATGTGGTGATGGAAAGACTCTTGGTAGTTGGTGTTCATAGAGAGATCAGTTTTTGAGATGGATGTGAAGTGGCAAGAAATTAATTCTTCAGTTTCGGAAAAgtgtttctttagtttcttaGGCTCTTCCACATGAAAGCAAAGCCACAGGCTTGGAAAGCCTTCAAACTTTGACTTGGTATGACTTGTTCTTAGTAAAATCAACCTTATCATAGAGATAGAGACACTTTCAAACATATTGCAAACCTATTAATGATCTTACAGTCAGCGAACGGAATTTCCAAGGTATTCTGACTTTGCAAGATGAAagttaggaaaaataataaaactcaaaacaaaatagaaagactgttatcttctcccattctccacTATTGTTGGTGAGAATACCATTGTTCCCCCACACGAGTTATTATGGCACCAATCATTGTTGCTTTTGCAAGTAAAACATAGTTTCTACATTCATATCTGTCTTGTCTTGTAATAGTTCAACTTAATGAAATGTATGGACTTATGATGAAAATGACGATCACAGGGACAATTTATATCTATGACAGGGCGaatatatatcttatttctaACTTCTAGttcttgtgattttctttctagGATTCGTTCTGTCACTAAAAATGCTGTATGAATTTGGGCATGTCTATTTACCTGTGTTTACCTTAATTTTTTCACATGAGAAATAGATTTTACTGGAACAAATACTGGACTGAGATCTTGAGCCTGGGAGTATTTCTGAGTGTGGCCTCTAAGTTAACTATGTAGCCTTGAACACACCAGTGAGGTCTCAATTCTGACATACGCAAAATAAAGACTGTTaggttataaaaatgttaatatctttCAGTATTATAAAATCAAATGATTCTAGTACCACAGAGAAATGAGCAACAGGAGACTTATCTCTCAGCCATTACATTGCACACattgtacacacacaaacatttttaTGCCAGTGTGAAGACAAGCTTTTCATATTCCATTCTAAaccatttgaaaaattttaaagtccgataacagattttgaaaagttttattcTTGGCTTGAATTCTAAAGCTGGACAAACATTACCTACTGAATGAAAACCTCTCACTTTTTTGCATTATGCACAAAACACTGTatttgtgcttgtgtgtgtgtgtgtgtggtgttaaaGATATGGAATGAATCTTAACATTCcctgagataaaaataaaacagaacttaCCTAGATAAATGGAACATTTTTGGGAAAAGTTAACTAAATTCTCACATTTTGAAACTTTTACTATAGTGTTACATAAAAAGAGATTAGAAATTTTGTGGCTTTAGGTCCAAGAAAACTTGAATGCACATCACCTATCATTTCTAGTTACATGGCCTCTCTTAACCATTTTgtccttaaaatagaaataagatacTCATCTTGTAAAGTTGATGAATAAACTAGAGCTATAAGCAACAACATGAATGCATTGAGACACTGATACtgagagaaaaaagcaagttaAGGGAAGTACAGTATCATAATCTTCAAATAAAGATACTAAATTTTGTTTATGACAACATATAGTAGTAActatagagaaatatataaaaacatatttatgtatagTAATGAAAAAAACCATGCACAGGAATAATAAACACCAAATTCAGGAGATGGATTCCctctggaaaggaaggaggagtaCACAGGAGgcagtcatatatatatatatttaagatttcatttatttaggatgcctgggtggctcagcagttgagtgtctgcctttggctctttggctcagggtgtgaacccagATCAAGTCTggattgggctccccacagggagcctgcttctccttgggcCTATgtcttctatttattcatgagagacagagagagaggcagagacataggcccagagagaagcaggctccctgttgggagcctgatgtgggacttgatcttgggaccccaggaccatgacctgagccaaaggtggatgcccaacagctgagccacccaggtgcccctcttttttttttttttttccttaagatttgagaaaggaagagagagtggggagagggttCAAGGAAGAgtcagaatctcaagcagactccctgctgagcttggggccccaggcagggccccacatggggctccatctcacaacccaagCCGAAACCCAGTCAGtgaacagagccacccaggcgcccctcagtttattttctttctttttaagatttttatttattttattagagagagagagagagagagacgcagagacacaggcagagggagatgcaggctccatgcagggagcccgatgtgggactcattcccgggtctccaggatcaggccccgggctgaagacggcgctaaaccgctgagccaccggggctgcccgtattttctttcttaagctgAGCACACTGGTATTGGGATATTATTCTAAATaactttttactgttttcatagaaataaaacaattaccAAGCGGTAAATGCTATGACTGAGATAGCATATATAAAACATTGAGCACAAAAAAGAAGGTTCAATAAAGTATTACTTCGAAGTTTGGGTTTTCCCATACAAATCTCAAATTCAGGATGAAAAGAACACACAAACAAATACAAGCAAAGTTCTATAAATGCTGGAACTTGGGTATTTAGAAGATAAATTTTCTTTGAATAGatgagttctttttcttttttttttttttaatagatgagtTTTCTATGAGAGTTTTTCATTTATCTGGAGGTTacttagctttattttatttcagagttcTTGTGGAGGACTAGGACTGAAAGCCCAAGCATAATGTGAACATTCCCAGATGTGAAATATCTCCTTTACCAATGTGAGCGTTCTAGTAGTTTACATTGTGGACATTCATTTTGAAAACCTTGCTTTCCTCTTTAGCTCAGCAATTTGTTAAAGCTTACGCACCTTGATTTGAGTATGAACCACTTTACTACAATCCCTCTTGCTGTGTTGAATATGCCTGCTCTTGAATGGCTCGACATGGGAAGCAACAAACTTGAACAACTTCCCGATACTATAGAAAGGTAAAATTAGTTTTCTGTGCTATTAACAGCTGTGTTGAAGCCATCCATAATAAGTATGAAGTAACAGACAAAACAAACGAGACCCTAAGCATAATCAATCACGAGAGATCCATGTAGTATAAAATATTGCTACTTTTTAACAGAATACTTTCATTTACTTAAATTAAGGGTTTTGGGAGAGAAAAACTGGCTGTCAATATGTTGACATGAATATGCCATACAGTAACATCACTTAGtgcatgccaggcactctgcGCTTTATAGATGgatgaagaggggcacctgggtagcttagtggttgagcagctgcctttggctcaggtcatgatcccggggtcctcgggtcgagtcctgcattgggctccccacagggagcctgcttctgtctctgtctctgtgtgtctctcatgaataaataaataaaatgtaaaaaaccctggcaattaaaaagaataataaaaaaataaatgaaactcaCATAGAGATGTTAGCTAAATTGTTCAAGATCAAAGTTTAAGTGTGCAATCTAGGTTTTGAACCAAGGCAGCCTGGCCCAGGGTCCATGCTATTAACCATTATGCACACCTGTCTTGCTCTAACCAGGCATattaattatttctgatttttcttctaatattctaATTCCGATTAGATAACATTTACAGCAGTTCTTTAAGAAATCCTATGAGAATAGTGAAGAATGCTGAAATATATTGGTTTCCTTCCTACCACCACATGCTGAGAAGTATACTGTAGGGATTAGCCCTCCAATGCAGCTTCCCAATAATCAGGTAATGTGAAGTCAGTTAACTTAACTGGTACACTGGTTAAAGATGTTATGAAAGatgatatttgtttcattttaggtTAATAAGAATCAGGGTTTCCATATTATGTATGATTAATTGCATAAACCTCTTTTAATTAATCAGAATGCAAAGCCTACATACATTATGGCTGCAACGGAATGAAATAACATGCTTGCCAGAAACAATCAGCAATATGAAAAATCTGGGTACTCTTGTTCTCAGCAACAATAAACTGCAAGATATTCCAGTGTGCATGGAAGAGATGAACAATCTGAGGTAAAAGTTATAGACACAAAACTGACATGTTCCTTTTTCATTGCAGAACAAAGTAATATAACTTCACATCAAATCCCACAACTTccataacaaaattatttattcactcattaacCAATTCAGCAGTGACAGAGCCCTGTACACCATGAAGATACGGTGATAAATAAGACACAAGTCTGTAAAATATGCAGAAACTCCAAGTTTGTAGCATTTACTTGTATGTTTGAGATGCACTGGAATTTGGGAAGTTAAGCTGTCCCACATTACATATATGCTAGTATTAATAGTTGCTTCTATAAGCTCTGAAAATAAGTTGTCTAAAGCTAGCGTTTTTCTCTTCTagaaaagaaacttaaagatTCTTAGGATATTATATCTAACCAAATGTTCAGCTATTTtaaccagtttaaaaaaaaaaagtaatttagtgTATTATCATTTGATCTTTCCCCAGGGAAATAAATGTACACTTCTATGGCAtctataaaaatactgttttttggTGAACTGCTAGGTTTGTCAACTTCAGAGACAATCCACTGAAATTGGAAGTAACGCTTCCCCCCAGTGAAAGCCTGGATGAAGAAGAGGAACGGGAATTATTTGGTCTTCAGTTTATGCACGCATATATACAGGAGTCACGGATGAAAGCAGGTATGACGTTGTGTATAACACAGGTCAAATATTTGGTAGAGGAATGTGTATAGACATAAATTCCTTTATAGATTTCTTATCCCTTTCTGGCAAATTTTGTCTCTTGGTCAATATTGTgggaggaaaaaagtgaaattcaaaTCTGTTCACAATTTTGATAAAGGCTTGAAGAGAAGTTGTGAAGATATTTAAAGTCTTTCAAGTAGAGACAGGAAATAATTTGGCCAAGTGCTTGAAGCACAAACAAGTGAACGAAGATGTGATTCACTACCTCATTAGGTAGCTTCACTACCTCATTCTACCAGTTTGGCATGTATTTCAGTGTACTCATGAACACTACCTTCCttgtcatttcctctttttctacagTCCACAAAATAACAGCACAGTATTTTGCCtaggaaggaaaaatattgagaacacagatttttaaccaatagttaaaatgttaaaagttttcACATATAGATTTCAATCACCTAGTCTCTGATAATTAAGAATTAAACCACTTCTCCACTAAAGGAAAACCTTTAACTTAAACCAAGATTAGAAGAGGCCAAAGAGACAattctattaataaaaacaatgaaacaatcgTATACTAATAGAAATCATAGTTTTACAATGCACTAAAACATGAAGAATTTTTGAATCAAAAggtcaaatttattttcaaatagctGCTTTGGGGAGTAAGTATAATCCAAGCAAACAAATGACAGTTTTTAAGCTATAAGAAATCATCTTTACCAACATCCAGTGGCGGATATTAGGAAATAGTCCTTTGATCTATGATGACGAGCCATGTTTGAAGACAAGTTAGTTTGGGGCCTAGTTTGGggtagaaatacataaaaaacagGTAGTAGGTAGAATTGATGATTGTATGCTGGGAAATAAGAGGACCTCAAGATTAATCTGTTTTTGGTTAGAGCAACTGGGCAGATGGTGATGCTGGGCTGGGGAAATGAAGTCTAGAAGATGGTTCGGTGGTAGAAGTGGAAGATCAAGAAATCTGAGACAGTCGTGTGTGACATGTGGGAAGAGGTAGTTGTGTAGATGAATCTGAAAGTTCAAGAAGGGGTTTGCTGTCCCTGTAAATCTGGCAGGTCAAGGAACAGCAATATACATAGTCACTTTCTTATGTTGTCTTAAGGGAAGCAAACAAGGTTGGGAAAAACAAGAATCTTGACCTACAATTTGCTGAAGGCCAAGCTTATCTGCCTGCCCATAAAGTACCTGGTACCACTGTCAGAAACATAtgaagcgggatccctgggtggcgcagcggtttggcgcctgcctttggcccagggcgcgatcctggagacccgggatcgaatcccacatcgggctcccagtgcatagagcctgcttctccctctgcctgtgtctctgcctctctctctctctctgtgactatcataaataaataaattaaaaaaaaaaaaaaaagaaagaaacatatgaAGCTAAATGGGCAGAGGACTATTATCAGTATAACTATTGAGTGTGTATGTTGTTTTCTAGAACACAGCTGAGATTAGGCCTAGTGTAGAATATGCTTTATTCCTGGACATAAGTTGTTGAATGATGCAAAGCAGATTGTATGACACAAATTAGCACTGCCTGACCCaataaaatcacataaattaCTGAATGATGTATTATTACTCTTATTTATATTCGCTTGATTGGGCAGCATGAATAATTAACTTTAGAAATAATCAAACCACCATCCTTTAATAATAGTGGacataaaacttataaaaagagaaaaaaggttaCAACTTAAGCAGAGATAATAAAACCAAGTCTGCCTATTGTCACTAAAAATAGATTTGTGAATTAGCAGTATTAACAGTTAGTATTAATTGTGCTTGGagctgttctaagcattttacatgtgttatctcatttgtTATAACAACCatgtgaggtaggtattattattattattattattatcttcatcatccccattttaaacagggaaattgaggcacaaagagattaagcagttgcccaaggtcatacgCTGAGGTGGCAGGGTAGGAGCTGAACTTAGGCAGTTTCATAAAACATAGGAGATTAAAGTAGAAAagtgaggaattttaaaaaggctagGCTTCTAATCTATAACTCATATAATCATAGATCTATTTATAGGAGAAGAAAGTTACCTAAGAATATCATTATAGTATCTAAAATTAGTTAATTTTGATCTTTCTCTTGCAAAGGTACATTGGTACATTGATTAAGAcaattttttacaaataaaggcagaaataaatCAAGGATAACATGAAGACAGTAACAGTCCTGACCATATGTTTGGTTTAATATTTGCTTGTGCATAGAAACTGCTTATGAGTTAAATAAGGCCTAAATGTAAGGAGGTTTTTGGTTTCATTATCTAATTTCCACTTTATTCCAAATTATTTAAGTCAAACAAGTGAGAATATATAGTTGTActgataaacataaaaatgtccttttaaaagaTATGATACCTAATTAACTTATAAGTTATTTgcaaatttcaatttaatttgtgAATAAGGCTTATAAGTTATCTTTTTGGAATTTCTAACTAGataattattcaattaaaatgaagtgaaatagCTTATTTCCCTTAAAAACTATCTCCTCAGTTTTTGTTGTTATGGATAAATTTAGATAATACAGATATGGTGCTAAAATCTGAAGGTGAATTCCTTGATTGTGAACATCTCTGAATTTCTttgcattagaaaaaaagaatcacgATTGATTATCCTTTCCAGATCTGAATGgacaaaaaaaatccatacataaGCCACATTCTCAGACTGGCCCTTGTTATAAACCTACAATTGATCTTTACATCTTCAACttgagaaatattaaataaaaccaaaggaaaaaaataaatttccaaaatacaaatacaaagttAATGTGCTAGGTGTGTATTGATGTGTTCTGTGTGTTTCAGATAACCAAGTCAACTGTTCCACTACTTTACCAATCTCCATAAATACTGATGGATAATTTAACTCAAGATGCCCTGCTGAAGAGAATTACTTTGGGAATTTGGTGAATTCGCTAATGTTTggacttttaaagtaaaaagaaaaactattaccAAAGTTCAATGAGGccacaacatttttaaaaattcatattatctgctatgtaaattatattttcatgaatataaaaatacaattaaaaaattcttttggtgGAAGACATATgttcagaatttcttttccattaaggAGTTGTTTCTGGTGATAAAGAATGATTTGGTAAAGCAGTTAACAATACATTTTCCAAAGACACCAGAGGATCTGTATAGTACTGTAAAGCAGGACTGAATCCTTTCTGCTGTAAATACTCAACTCGGCCTTGGTCAATCAGCAATTTACAAAGATGTccgattttcttcttttcttcaacaGTAAGGAAcctaaatcaaataaaaacaaaatattgttaaaatctgtaaaagtttataaaaaaattattttagtcacTTCTATTTATTGATAAGTTCCTAAGTAACCTGCAGTATACTATGTGCTATGTCCCATGCTtccaagatacatttttatttatgccacaataaaagtgtattttaatgtattctaAAATTGGATGGTAAAATGAATTTTCATGAATAGACTCTCAGTaacatttatctaaaaaaaaaaagcacagcaatAACAAAACATTCCTGCCCTGGTGTTGTGCATTTCAATGTAGTCACTTACCCAGGTACACTCTCAGCACTGTCGTCTGTGATTCTGCATCCCCCGTCATCATGCTCTTCACTGGCATCGCTGtgcttatcttttctctttgtagtAAGATTGGAAGCTTCCAAAGATGTTTTTCGCATTCCACAAGTTGCCCAACTACTCATTCGCTGGAAGTAGTGGAATTCCACTGCTCCAAGGCCTAGAGCCCTGAAATACTCTTTGCCCACATAATGTCTCCAATCACACCTGTGGTGACAACAGAGTGCAATAACAATGCCAGCCACAGGGGTCCACTTCTCTgggacatttttttcatttccttccttggccaaagtgttaatttctttttctgttttatcattcTTTATGCGTTTGGCTAAAGGTTCTTCATTCCTTTCCTCACAACTGGCAGCATAGGTTTCAACCAAACATCGTAATGCAAGATCTGCAAACACAATTATGTGGCCCCCCCAAACcacatcatctttaaaaataagtattttttacatttattcagcAGTATGGTTTCTAAAATCCCAACAATAAACACCTGCTTAGCTTTATACTTGTAATAATTCTTCCACGAATTATCAATTTTGTTCATATTTGCTGTTTTCTCATTAGCATCTCATTTTCTCTAATGATTTATTCTACTTCCCCCAAAAACTCGCTGAAGCTTAAGATCTACATCTGTAAAAACTTCTAGTCCAACTACTCAAATTGGCTCTTATTTCTCCTACTCTAGCTGAGGAAAGAACttgtataggaaaaaaatctttgatctACACTTATATTCCAGGGAAGTTTTGAGCTTTAGAAACCCAAAGAAAGAATAGAGGGGAAGGCATCTGCTAAGTATCTGCTTAGATTGATTTACGTGGCAGTCCTGAAACATAGCTGTTCATAGCAAATCCTGATGAGCTGAAGAGTTGATAAAAAGTCATTTTGTGGAAAGTAGGCCTCACTGAGCAGCCTTACagtatttatgcattcattcaacaataagTTACTGATGCCTTTCATGTCCAAGCTTTGCGAATGTAATGATGATTAAACACATAAACTTTGAGGTGGtccatattaaaatgaaaaatttagggatgcctgggtgactcagtggttgagcgtctgc
Coding sequences:
- the TRMT13 gene encoding tRNA:m(4)X modification enzyme TRM13 homolog, with the protein product MSHPALHDALNDPKNGDSATKHLKQQASILGNIEKLKLLGPRRCFVEFGAGKGKLSHWVDIALKDAEKVHFILVEKVTTRFKVDGKHRKKNSVFERLQIDIQHLCLNKIPLLSKEKLPVVGIGKHLCGVATDLALRCLVETYAASCEERNEEPLAKRIKNDKTEKEINTLAKEGNEKNVPEKWTPVAGIVIALCCHHRCDWRHYVGKEYFRALGLGAVEFHYFQRMSSWATCGMRKTSLEASNLTTKRKDKHSDASEEHDDGGCRITDDSAESVPGFLTVEEKKKIGHLCKLLIDQGRVEYLQQKGFSPALQYYTDPLVSLENVLLTALPNHSLSPETTP
- the LRRC39 gene encoding leucine-rich repeat-containing protein 39 isoform X2 encodes the protein MSENVVCTGAVNAVKEVWEERIKKHNEDLKREKEFQQKLVRIWEERVSLTKLREKVIKEDGRVILKIEKEEWKTLPSSLLKLNQLQEWQLHRTGLLKIPEFIGRFQNLIVLDLSRNTISEIPRGIGLLTKLQELILSYNKIKTVPRELSHCASLEKLELAVNRDICDLPQELSNLLKLTHLDLSMNHFTTIPLAVLNMPALEWLDMGSNKLEQLPDTIERMQSLHTLWLQRNEITCLPETISNMKNLGTLVLSNNKLQDIPVCMEEMNNLREINVHFYGIYKNTVFW
- the LRRC39 gene encoding leucine-rich repeat-containing protein 39 isoform X1, with translation MSENVVCTGAVNAVKEVWEERIKKHNEDLKREKEFQQKLVRIWEERVSLTKLREKVIKEDGRVILKIEKEEWKTLPSSLLKLNQLQEWQLHRTGLLKIPEFIGRFQNLIVLDLSRNTISEIPRGIGLLTKLQELILSYNKIKTVPRELSHCASLEKLELAVNRDICDLPQELSNLLKLTHLDLSMNHFTTIPLAVLNMPALEWLDMGSNKLEQLPDTIERMQSLHTLWLQRNEITCLPETISNMKNLGTLVLSNNKLQDIPVCMEEMNNLRFVNFRDNPLKLEVTLPPSESLDEEEERELFGLQFMHAYIQESRMKADNQVNCSTTLPISINTDG